A genome region from Nocardia sp. NBC_01730 includes the following:
- a CDS encoding CoA-acylating methylmalonate-semialdehyde dehydrogenase, translated as MVRELTHFIGGQHVPGTSGNFGDVFDPNLGQVQARVPLASKSEVEAVIANAEAAQPEWAAFNPQKRARVLMKFLTLVQNEMDSLAALLSSEHGKTIADAKGDIQRGLEVVEFATGIPHLLKGEYTEGAGTGIDVYSMRQPLGVVAGITPFNFPAMIPLWKAGPALATGNAFVLKPSERDPSVPLRLAELFLEAGLPAGVFNVVNGGKEAVDTLLHDPRIKAVGFVGSTPIAQYIYEMATANGKRAQCFGGAKNHAIVMPDADLDDVADQLIGAGYGSAGERCMAISVAVPVGEETADRLVAKLTERVHKLNVGRSDDPGADYGPLVGKDGVHRVNNYVQVGLDEGAELVVDGRGLVVQGAEDGYFVGATLFDKVTPAMRIYREEIFGPVLTVVRAKDYEEGLRLANEHEYGNGVAIFTRDGDTARDFAARVQVGMVGINVPIPVPIAYYTFGGWKRSGFGDLNQHGPDSIRFYTKTKTVTQRWPASVRRAVPVERFAGSVPNAFVIPTMD; from the coding sequence ATGGTTCGCGAGCTCACTCATTTCATCGGCGGACAGCATGTGCCGGGCACGTCCGGCAACTTCGGCGACGTCTTCGACCCCAACCTCGGTCAGGTGCAGGCGCGGGTGCCGCTGGCGAGCAAGTCCGAGGTGGAGGCGGTCATCGCCAACGCAGAGGCGGCGCAGCCGGAGTGGGCCGCGTTCAACCCGCAGAAGCGGGCGCGCGTGCTGATGAAGTTCCTGACTCTGGTGCAGAACGAAATGGATTCGCTCGCGGCTCTGCTGTCCTCCGAGCACGGCAAGACCATCGCCGACGCCAAGGGCGACATCCAACGCGGTCTCGAGGTCGTCGAATTCGCCACCGGCATCCCGCACCTGCTCAAGGGCGAGTACACGGAGGGGGCGGGCACCGGCATCGACGTCTACTCGATGCGTCAGCCGCTCGGTGTCGTCGCGGGCATCACCCCGTTCAACTTTCCGGCCATGATCCCGCTGTGGAAGGCCGGTCCCGCGCTGGCCACCGGCAACGCATTCGTGCTCAAGCCGTCCGAGCGTGACCCCTCGGTGCCACTGCGGCTGGCCGAGTTGTTCCTCGAGGCCGGTCTGCCCGCCGGTGTGTTCAACGTCGTCAACGGGGGCAAGGAAGCCGTCGACACGCTGCTGCACGATCCGCGGATCAAAGCCGTCGGCTTCGTCGGCTCCACCCCGATCGCGCAGTACATCTACGAGATGGCGACCGCGAACGGCAAGCGCGCCCAGTGCTTCGGCGGCGCGAAGAACCACGCGATTGTGATGCCGGACGCCGACCTCGACGACGTCGCCGATCAGCTGATCGGCGCAGGCTACGGTTCCGCGGGCGAGCGCTGCATGGCCATCTCGGTGGCCGTCCCGGTCGGCGAGGAGACCGCGGACCGCCTGGTGGCCAAGCTGACCGAGCGGGTGCACAAGCTGAACGTCGGTCGTTCCGACGACCCCGGCGCCGACTACGGTCCGCTGGTCGGCAAGGACGGCGTGCACCGGGTGAACAATTACGTCCAGGTCGGCCTCGATGAGGGGGCCGAGCTGGTGGTGGACGGACGCGGACTGGTGGTGCAGGGCGCCGAAGACGGCTACTTCGTCGGCGCGACGCTGTTCGACAAGGTCACCCCGGCGATGCGGATATACCGTGAGGAGATCTTCGGTCCGGTGCTCACCGTGGTCCGCGCCAAGGACTACGAGGAGGGACTACGCCTCGCCAACGAGCACGAGTACGGCAACGGTGTCGCGATCTTCACCAGGGACGGCGACACCGCCCGTGATTTCGCCGCGCGCGTGCAGGTCGGCATGGTCGGCATCAACGTCCCGATTCCGGTTCCGATCGCGTACTACACCTTCGGCGGCTGGAAGCGGTCCGGCTTCGGCGACCTGAACCAGCACGGACCGGACTCGATCCGCTTCTACACCAAGACCAAGACGGTGACCCAGCGTTGGCCCGCAAGCGTGCGGCGAGCCGTACCGGTAGAGCGCTTTGCAGGCTCCGTGCCCAACGCCTTTGTCATACCGACGATGGACTGA
- a CDS encoding DUF2157 domain-containing protein yields the protein MSDDRAGAAVGRLVADGVLSQEQADAVLAALAVERASVLTRGKVLAEIAAYLGAGLLFGGIFLVLASSWEDLGRPVRVGVLAVVAAGLLFGGILLAGALFTRPSVHSPRARLATVLFALASVALAAAVGTAFEDGSIDAAWVFACTAGAVVAVLGYLALPSVLGMLVCACFVPAAVAGMLTDVFDLDDVWGSVAVLLLGGAWFALTGIGALFEKWAGYLIAIVTSVAAAQSIDVEGRIWAYGLTALVALVCFALYATERSAVLVIGGGVSIALAAGEAVSEWTDDALGAAAVVVAIGAITLAIGAFQLTRSQKKPS from the coding sequence GTGAGCGACGACAGGGCGGGGGCCGCGGTAGGGCGGCTGGTTGCGGACGGTGTGCTGTCTCAGGAACAGGCCGACGCCGTGCTCGCGGCGCTTGCTGTCGAACGCGCGTCGGTGCTGACACGTGGGAAGGTGCTCGCCGAGATCGCCGCTTATCTCGGGGCCGGTCTGCTGTTCGGCGGGATCTTCCTGGTGCTGGCCTCGTCATGGGAGGACCTCGGCCGGCCGGTCAGGGTGGGGGTGCTCGCCGTCGTCGCGGCCGGTCTCCTGTTCGGCGGAATCCTGCTCGCGGGTGCGTTGTTCACCCGCCCGAGCGTGCACAGCCCGCGCGCCAGGCTTGCGACGGTGCTGTTCGCCCTTGCTTCCGTCGCACTCGCCGCGGCCGTCGGCACCGCGTTCGAGGACGGAAGTATCGATGCCGCTTGGGTTTTCGCTTGCACGGCGGGGGCGGTGGTTGCGGTGCTCGGCTACCTCGCGCTGCCTTCGGTGCTCGGCATGCTCGTCTGCGCCTGCTTCGTGCCTGCGGCCGTCGCGGGGATGCTCACCGATGTATTCGACCTCGACGACGTGTGGGGCAGCGTAGCCGTGCTGCTGCTCGGTGGGGCGTGGTTCGCGCTGACCGGAATCGGCGCTCTGTTCGAAAAATGGGCCGGATACCTGATCGCGATCGTCACCTCTGTCGCGGCTGCGCAGAGCATCGACGTCGAGGGTCGGATTTGGGCCTATGGGCTCACGGCGCTGGTCGCGCTCGTCTGCTTCGCGTTGTATGCGACCGAGCGGTCGGCGGTGCTCGTCATCGGTGGTGGGGTGTCGATCGCCTTGGCCGCGGGTGAGGCGGTCTCCGAATGGACGGACGACGCGCTCGGCGCGGCGGCCGTGGTCGTGGCGATCGGCGCGATCACGCTCGCCATCGGCGCGTTCCAGCTCACTCGATCGCAAAAAAAGCCCAGCTAG
- the icmF gene encoding fused isobutyryl-CoA mutase/GTPase IcmF → MADRSALYTPIHPVRFVTSAALFDGHDAAINIMRRILQNQGAEVIHLGHNRAVSEVVDAVLTEDVQGVAVSSYQGGHVEYFEYLADALKKAGAERVRIFGGGGGVIVAEEIARLAESGVTIFSPEDGQRFGLPGMINRLIRACDVDPAADPPVLDAVLTGERAALARAITCLQQDTLPEADRQTLTAAAAARTVPVLGITGTGGSGKSSLTDELVRRLRSDQQDKLRVAILAVDPTRRRGGGALLGDRIRMNALDGEHIFFRSLATRGGRELPDNIDLIVTACKAAGYDLVILETPGIGQGDAAVTDHVDVSMYVMTPEFGAASQLEKIDMLDYADVVVINKFERRGAADALRDVARQLIRNREEFSAAPEDMPVFGTSAATFNDDGVTALYQHLTSLLAGRGMRLEPGVLPRVNTRTSTRFAQIIPPARVRYLAEIAETVRAYHAETATQILAAQRLQRFEQVAAELPDDTAVAELAERARADLTPENVALLTEWPALADSYRGDEQVVRVRLQEIHTPLRRETLSGNSIPRVALPRYTDHGELLRFLRAEHLPGRFPFTAGVFLFKRDNEDPARMFAGEGDPFRTNRRFKVLSEHSDAKRLSTAFDSVTLYGHDPAERPDIYGKVGTSGVSIASLDDMKALYDGFDLTAPTTSVSMTINGPAPTILAYFLNTAIDQALDGFALVKGRQPTDDEAAGIRAQALATVRGTVQADILKEDQGQNTCIFSTEFSLRMMADIQEWFVRNGVRNFYSVSISGYHIAEAGANPISQLAFTLANGFTYVEAYLARGMRIDDFAPNLSFFFSNGMDPEYSVIGRVARRIWSVAMRDHYGANERSQKLKYHIQTSGRSLHAQEMSFNDIRTTLQALIALYDNCNSLHTNAYDEAVTTPTEESVRRALAIQLIINREWGVAMNENPLQGSFLVDELTDLVEEAVLTEFDRISERGGVLGAMETGYQRGKIQDESMRYEQRKHDGSLPIIGVNTFRNPHGEPHREIELARGTEAEKQSQLARVREFQHRHRDAAHAAHARLDAVARTDDNIFEVLMDAARVCTLQQITDAFFTVGGQYRRNV, encoded by the coding sequence GTGGCCGACCGCAGCGCGCTCTACACGCCTATCCACCCCGTTCGCTTCGTCACCTCCGCCGCTCTGTTCGACGGGCACGACGCGGCGATCAACATCATGCGCCGCATCCTGCAGAACCAAGGCGCGGAGGTGATTCACCTCGGCCACAATCGCGCGGTCAGCGAAGTGGTCGATGCGGTGCTCACCGAAGACGTGCAGGGTGTCGCGGTCAGCTCCTACCAGGGCGGGCACGTCGAATACTTCGAATATCTGGCCGACGCACTGAAAAAGGCCGGAGCGGAACGGGTCCGGATATTCGGCGGCGGCGGTGGCGTGATCGTCGCCGAGGAGATCGCGCGTCTGGCCGAATCCGGTGTGACCATCTTCTCTCCCGAGGACGGACAGCGGTTCGGCCTTCCCGGCATGATCAATCGGCTGATTCGCGCCTGCGACGTCGATCCGGCCGCCGACCCACCGGTGCTGGACGCGGTGCTCACCGGTGAGCGCGCCGCCCTGGCCCGTGCCATCACCTGCCTGCAACAGGACACGCTGCCGGAAGCCGACCGGCAGACCCTGACTGCCGCCGCCGCGGCGCGCACCGTGCCGGTGCTCGGCATCACCGGTACCGGCGGGTCCGGAAAGTCGTCGCTCACCGACGAATTGGTGCGCAGGCTGCGCTCGGATCAACAGGACAAACTGCGGGTCGCAATCCTCGCGGTGGATCCGACCCGGCGGCGCGGCGGCGGCGCGCTGCTCGGCGACCGCATCCGGATGAACGCACTCGACGGCGAACACATTTTCTTCCGCTCACTGGCCACCCGCGGCGGACGGGAACTGCCGGACAACATCGATCTGATCGTCACCGCCTGCAAGGCAGCGGGATACGACCTGGTCATCCTGGAGACGCCCGGCATCGGCCAGGGGGACGCCGCCGTGACCGATCACGTCGATGTGTCGATGTACGTCATGACGCCCGAGTTCGGCGCCGCCTCCCAGCTCGAGAAGATCGACATGCTCGATTACGCGGACGTGGTGGTGATCAACAAATTCGAGCGCCGCGGGGCCGCGGACGCACTGCGTGACGTCGCCAGGCAGCTGATCCGCAATCGAGAAGAGTTCAGCGCGGCCCCGGAGGACATGCCCGTCTTCGGCACCAGCGCGGCGACGTTCAACGACGACGGAGTGACGGCCCTCTACCAGCACCTGACCAGCCTGCTCGCGGGCCGCGGCATGCGGCTGGAGCCTGGTGTGCTGCCCAGGGTGAACACCCGCACCTCCACCCGCTTCGCCCAGATCATCCCGCCCGCACGCGTGCGCTACCTGGCCGAGATCGCCGAGACCGTCCGCGCCTACCACGCCGAGACGGCGACACAGATCCTCGCCGCGCAACGCCTGCAACGATTCGAACAGGTAGCGGCGGAATTGCCCGACGACACCGCCGTCGCCGAACTGGCCGAACGCGCCCGCGCCGATCTCACCCCGGAGAATGTCGCGCTGCTGACCGAGTGGCCCGCGTTGGCCGACTCCTATCGCGGCGACGAGCAGGTGGTGCGCGTGCGCCTCCAGGAGATCCACACCCCACTGCGCAGGGAAACGCTGTCCGGCAATTCGATTCCGCGAGTCGCGTTGCCCCGCTACACCGATCACGGTGAGCTGCTGAGATTCCTCCGCGCCGAGCACCTGCCCGGACGATTCCCGTTCACGGCGGGGGTGTTCCTGTTCAAGCGAGACAACGAGGATCCGGCGCGGATGTTCGCGGGCGAGGGCGATCCGTTCCGCACGAATCGCCGCTTCAAGGTGCTCAGCGAACATTCCGACGCGAAAAGGCTGTCCACCGCGTTCGACTCGGTGACGCTCTACGGTCACGACCCCGCCGAGCGCCCCGATATCTACGGCAAGGTCGGCACGTCCGGGGTGTCGATCGCCTCACTCGACGACATGAAGGCGCTCTACGACGGCTTCGATCTGACCGCACCGACCACTTCGGTGTCGATGACCATCAACGGACCGGCACCGACCATCCTGGCGTACTTCCTCAACACCGCCATCGACCAGGCGCTGGACGGCTTCGCGCTCGTGAAGGGAAGGCAACCGACCGACGACGAAGCGGCGGGTATCCGAGCGCAGGCGCTCGCCACGGTGCGCGGCACGGTGCAGGCCGACATCCTCAAAGAGGATCAGGGGCAGAACACCTGCATCTTCTCCACGGAATTCAGTTTGCGCATGATGGCCGATATCCAGGAATGGTTCGTGCGCAACGGCGTTCGCAACTTCTACTCGGTGTCGATTTCCGGATACCACATCGCTGAGGCGGGCGCGAACCCGATCAGTCAGCTGGCGTTCACCTTGGCCAACGGATTCACCTATGTGGAGGCGTATCTCGCACGCGGCATGCGGATCGACGACTTCGCGCCGAATCTGTCGTTCTTCTTCTCCAACGGCATGGACCCGGAGTACTCGGTCATCGGCCGGGTAGCTCGGCGTATCTGGTCCGTCGCCATGCGCGACCACTACGGCGCCAACGAGCGGTCGCAGAAGCTGAAGTACCACATCCAGACCTCCGGCCGCTCGCTGCACGCGCAGGAGATGAGCTTCAACGACATTCGCACCACCTTGCAGGCGCTGATCGCGCTCTACGACAACTGCAACAGCCTGCACACCAACGCCTACGACGAGGCGGTGACCACGCCGACCGAGGAATCGGTGCGCCGCGCGCTGGCTATCCAGCTCATCATCAACCGCGAGTGGGGCGTCGCGATGAACGAGAATCCGCTGCAGGGCAGCTTTCTCGTCGACGAGCTCACCGACCTGGTCGAGGAGGCCGTGCTGACCGAGTTCGACCGGATCAGCGAACGCGGTGGCGTGCTCGGCGCCATGGAGACCGGTTACCAGCGCGGTAAGATCCAGGACGAGTCGATGCGCTACGAACAGCGCAAGCACGACGGCTCGCTGCCGATCATCGGCGTCAACACCTTCCGCAATCCGCACGGCGAGCCGCATCGGGAGATCGAGTTGGCGCGCGGCACCGAGGCGGAGAAGCAGTCCCAGCTTGCGCGGGTCCGCGAGTTCCAGCATCGGCACCGCGATGCCGCCCATGCCGCCCATGCCCGCCTCGATGCCGTCGCCCGCACCGATGACAACATCTTCGAGGTGCTGATGGACGCTGCCCGCGTGTGCACCCTGCAGCAGATCACCGACGCATTCTTCACTGTCGGCGGGCAGTATCGCCGCAACGTGTGA